A window from Gottschalkiaceae bacterium SANA encodes these proteins:
- the rlmD_2 gene encoding 23S rRNA (uracil(1939)-C(5))-methyltransferase RlmD: MKKGQEFALTIENVDFPNKGIAYAEDKKIIVKNTLPGQKVHVRIVKKKGSKIVGRVLETLEEAPDQIPSQCVHFPDCGGCAYQHYPYDKQLQLKEKQLLKILKAAGVEDDTFEGVHPSPKQTAYRNKMEFTFGDQEKDGPLTIGMHERGRFYEIVPVTDCQIVDEDYRMILSATQDFFRKNGTPFYHRRSHQGILRYLVVRRAEFTKEILVNLVTSTQGEVDTEGYLELMKSLPLEQTLVGVLHTENDTLGDVVIPEKVNLLYGRDYLVEKLLGLTFQIGAFSFFQTNSAGAEVLYNTVREYVGDVDDQIVFDLFSGTGTIGQLMASTAKEVYGIELVEEAVEAAKINAEKNSLTNCHFVAGDVFEKVDELSDQGITPDVIILDPPRMGVLEKTLEKIIAFNSPRIVYVSCKASSLVENLKQLQAAGYVIEKTTAVDMFAATPHVETIVSLSKN; the protein is encoded by the coding sequence ATGAAAAAAGGACAAGAATTTGCCTTAACCATAGAAAATGTGGATTTTCCCAATAAGGGAATTGCCTATGCAGAAGATAAAAAGATTATTGTGAAGAACACCTTACCTGGACAAAAGGTTCATGTTCGAATTGTAAAGAAGAAGGGCAGTAAGATTGTGGGACGTGTCCTTGAGACTTTGGAGGAAGCACCGGATCAAATTCCATCGCAGTGCGTGCACTTCCCAGATTGCGGAGGCTGCGCATATCAGCACTATCCTTACGACAAGCAGCTGCAACTAAAAGAAAAGCAACTGCTGAAAATTTTGAAAGCGGCAGGCGTTGAAGACGATACCTTCGAAGGTGTGCATCCGAGTCCAAAACAAACGGCTTATCGGAATAAAATGGAATTTACCTTCGGCGATCAAGAGAAGGATGGTCCCCTCACTATTGGGATGCATGAGCGGGGACGGTTTTATGAAATTGTGCCGGTTACAGATTGCCAGATCGTTGATGAAGATTACCGCATGATTCTTTCTGCTACCCAGGATTTTTTCAGAAAGAATGGGACACCGTTTTATCACAGAAGAAGTCATCAAGGAATTCTTAGGTATTTGGTGGTACGCCGAGCGGAGTTTACAAAGGAGATCTTGGTAAACCTCGTTACAAGCACACAGGGCGAAGTTGACACAGAAGGGTACCTTGAGTTAATGAAGAGCCTTCCGCTTGAACAGACCCTTGTAGGAGTCCTTCACACGGAGAATGACACGCTGGGTGATGTAGTTATACCGGAGAAGGTGAATCTGCTTTATGGAAGAGACTACTTGGTGGAGAAGCTTCTGGGTTTAACCTTTCAAATCGGGGCGTTTTCATTCTTTCAAACGAATTCAGCAGGAGCCGAGGTTCTCTATAACACGGTTCGCGAGTATGTAGGTGATGTTGACGATCAAATCGTATTTGATCTTTTTTCTGGAACAGGTACCATTGGTCAATTGATGGCCAGCACGGCCAAGGAAGTCTATGGAATTGAGTTGGTGGAGGAAGCGGTAGAAGCAGCCAAGATCAACGCAGAGAAGAATAGCCTGACGAATTGTCATTTTGTTGCCGGTGATGTATTTGAAAAAGTCGACGAATTGTCGGACCAGGGAATTACACCAGATGTCATTATTCTTGACCCGCCGCGCATGGGTGTCTTGGAAAAAACATTGGAAAAGATTATTGCTTTCAATTCCCCCAGAATTGTCTATGTTTCTTGTAAGGCAAGCTCTCTTGTTGAAAACCTGAAGCAGTTACAGGCAGCGGGTTATGTGATTGAGAAGACAACCGCAGTTGATATGTTTGCTGCAACCCCGCACGTCGAAACGATCGTTAGTTTATCTAAGAATTAA
- a CDS encoding rubredoxin gives MKWECTVCGWIYDPAEGDPDGGIAPGTKFEDIPDEWVCPVCGVGKDDFEKIEE, from the coding sequence ATGAAATGGGAATGTACAGTATGTGGCTGGATCTATGATCCTGCAGAGGGAGATCCAGACGGAGGCATTGCGCCTGGCACAAAATTCGAAGATATTCCAGATGAGTGGGTTTGCCCAGTCTGCGGTGTAGGAAAAGATGATTTCGAAAAAATTGAAGAGTAA
- the yihA gene encoding ribosome biogenesis GTP-binding protein YihA/YsxC — translation MIIKSADIETLAAWAEHYPQELLPEIAFAGRSNVGKSSTINCLTNRKNLARTSGQPGKTQTLNFYKINEEFRIVDLPGYGFARVSKSSRKTWQKMMDTYFTQRVCLEEIVVIVDIRHKPSPEDQAMYKMVLEMGFRGIVVANKADKLSRSAQNKQMAVIRKTLMMPAEKELLIPFSSESRQGREELLQVIQQKLDEVYVEEEEETESQE, via the coding sequence ATGATTATAAAATCAGCTGACATTGAAACACTAGCAGCTTGGGCAGAGCATTATCCCCAAGAGTTGCTCCCCGAGATTGCCTTTGCAGGCCGATCTAACGTGGGGAAATCTTCAACAATTAATTGTTTGACTAACCGAAAGAATCTGGCACGGACTTCTGGACAGCCAGGGAAAACCCAAACATTGAATTTTTACAAAATCAACGAGGAATTTCGTATTGTCGATTTGCCGGGATATGGATTTGCTCGGGTATCGAAATCATCCCGCAAGACGTGGCAGAAAATGATGGATACCTATTTCACTCAGCGCGTTTGTTTGGAAGAAATTGTTGTGATTGTTGATATCCGCCACAAGCCTTCGCCGGAGGATCAGGCCATGTACAAAATGGTTTTGGAGATGGGATTTCGCGGGATTGTAGTTGCGAATAAAGCGGACAAGTTGTCAAGATCTGCGCAGAATAAGCAAATGGCGGTCATCCGTAAAACCTTAATGATGCCGGCAGAAAAGGAATTGCTGATTCCATTTTCGTCAGAATCGAGACAGGGTCGAGAAGAGTTGCTGCAGGTAATTCAACAAAAACTTGATGAGGTTTATGTAGAAGAAGAGGAAGAAACAGAAAGCCAGGAGTAA